In Microvirga terrae, a single window of DNA contains:
- a CDS encoding YncE family protein — MKRQVVTLAVMAMVASSTAIGVQAGQAPGAAADPDVRISHRDRVYAAEQFSNTVSVTDPTDNRLLGVIRLGEPQPANFSPLYRGQVLVHGMGFSPDHKTLAVVSIGSNSVTFIDTATNAVKHTTYVGRSPHEAFFTPDGKEVWVTVRGEDYVAVLDGATFEEKSRIQVPGGPGMQIFSPDGTYGYVCSSFNPETVVISVADHRIVGRVKQESPFCPNIAATPDGRQVWFTLKDVGRTMVFEAQPPFSVLKTLDTGPITNHVNFAWTPQGSFAYVTVGGLNEVKVFRTDDFSPVGTIPTGNLPHGVWPSGDGSRIYVGLENSDALAVIDTATNQVVATIPIGQAPQALVYVPNAVPDGDGTSGLQPLGVAGQATHIVLAPVRGGTAPTSVSLFDQGLTQILQASVAGLEPRKPYVLALASHPDGTGVVEPLSAFMTNPAGSAIVNATGPIRQIVQGREPAQRRYLMVVPGTATDMGPPVQVQVE; from the coding sequence ATGAAGCGACAGGTTGTGACACTTGCAGTCATGGCGATGGTTGCCAGCTCCACCGCCATAGGGGTTCAGGCCGGACAGGCTCCCGGGGCAGCAGCCGATCCGGACGTGAGGATCAGCCATCGGGACCGGGTTTATGCGGCCGAACAGTTCTCAAACACAGTGTCCGTCACAGATCCTACTGACAACAGGTTGCTTGGCGTCATCCGATTGGGCGAACCCCAGCCGGCCAACTTCAGCCCGCTCTATCGGGGCCAGGTTCTTGTCCACGGGATGGGCTTCTCTCCTGACCACAAGACCCTTGCGGTCGTGTCCATCGGGTCGAACTCCGTTACTTTCATCGACACCGCCACGAATGCGGTCAAGCATACGACCTACGTCGGGCGTTCGCCTCACGAGGCCTTCTTCACGCCCGATGGAAAAGAGGTCTGGGTCACTGTGCGTGGTGAAGACTATGTGGCTGTTCTCGACGGCGCGACCTTTGAGGAAAAGAGCCGGATCCAGGTGCCAGGTGGACCAGGCATGCAGATCTTCTCACCGGATGGGACCTATGGCTACGTCTGCTCCTCCTTCAACCCCGAAACGGTTGTGATCTCCGTTGCCGATCACCGGATTGTCGGGCGAGTGAAACAGGAATCTCCGTTCTGCCCGAACATTGCCGCGACACCGGATGGCCGGCAGGTCTGGTTCACCTTGAAGGATGTCGGCCGTACCATGGTGTTCGAGGCCCAGCCTCCGTTCTCCGTTCTGAAGACTCTCGACACCGGGCCCATCACCAACCATGTCAATTTTGCGTGGACGCCTCAGGGCTCCTTTGCCTATGTGACCGTCGGTGGGTTGAACGAGGTGAAGGTCTTTCGGACCGACGACTTCTCGCCCGTCGGGACGATCCCGACCGGAAACCTCCCGCATGGGGTGTGGCCGTCAGGCGACGGCAGCCGGATCTATGTCGGTCTTGAGAATAGCGACGCCCTTGCTGTGATCGACACCGCGACAAACCAAGTGGTTGCGACCATTCCGATCGGACAGGCCCCCCAGGCCCTTGTTTACGTGCCGAACGCTGTTCCCGACGGGGATGGGACGAGTGGTCTGCAACCGCTCGGCGTGGCCGGGCAAGCCACCCACATCGTGCTCGCCCCTGTCAGGGGCGGCACCGCACCGACAAGCGTATCACTGTTCGACCAGGGGCTGACCCAGATCCTCCAAGCCTCCGTTGCCGGACTGGAGCCCAGGAAGCCTTACGTTCTGGCGCTGGCAAGTCATCCGGATGGCACAGGCGTCGTTGAACCCCTGTCAGCCTTTATGACCAATCCAGCCGGCTCTGCCATTGTCAATGCAACCGGTCCAATCCGCCAAATCGTCCAGGGAAGGGAGCCTGCCCAACGCCGCTATCTGATGGTCGTACCGGGGACAGCGACTGACATGGGCCCCCCCGTTCAGGTTCAGGTTGAATGA
- a CDS encoding DUF305 domain-containing protein: MHASSARSLTGIAIAGIISGAVVATAIGHEHRLSADSHGHSSQRTAKRTISPDEEAFITQSNAAMSKMMAEMAAGPSGDIDRDFVAMMIPHHQGAIDMAAAVLRFGRNEQIRRLAQEIIVTQQQEIAAMRLAIGDPPHSVGGSPAEPASP, translated from the coding sequence ATGCACGCTTCTAGCGCTAGAAGCCTAACCGGTATCGCTATCGCCGGTATTATTTCCGGGGCGGTGGTGGCAACCGCCATCGGTCATGAGCATAGGCTGTCAGCGGACAGCCATGGGCATTCATCACAGCGCACAGCCAAGCGGACAATCTCACCTGATGAAGAGGCCTTCATCACGCAGAGCAATGCTGCCATGAGCAAGATGATGGCTGAGATGGCGGCTGGTCCATCTGGTGACATCGATCGGGATTTCGTTGCGATGATGATCCCGCATCATCAAGGCGCCATCGACATGGCGGCGGCCGTACTCCGCTTTGGCCGCAACGAGCAGATCCGACGTCTCGCGCAGGAGATTATCGTCACGCAGCAGCAGGAGATCGCCGCCATGCGGCTTGCGATCGGCGATCCGCCTCACTCCGTGGGCGGATCCCCAGCGGAGCCGGCATCACCTTAG